Proteins found in one Methanofollis sp. genomic segment:
- a CDS encoding VOC family protein, protein MDITFRSTVLFVRDMEQSKAFYTDVLGQKVELDLGVNVGFVGGLALWDRTYVNDLLYAGKMPPGEAPAPPMEVYFETAEIEALAGRVAEAGVRFLHPLQEQPWAQRAVRFFDPDGHLVEVAEPMPAVVARLAAEGLSDAGISERTTLPPEVVAAMRGSECCD, encoded by the coding sequence ATGGATATCACCTTCAGAAGCACGGTCCTCTTTGTCAGGGATATGGAACAGTCAAAGGCCTTCTACACCGACGTCCTCGGGCAGAAAGTGGAACTTGACCTCGGCGTGAATGTCGGGTTCGTTGGGGGGCTTGCCCTCTGGGACCGCACCTACGTGAACGACCTGCTGTACGCCGGGAAGATGCCGCCGGGCGAGGCGCCGGCCCCGCCGATGGAGGTCTATTTCGAGACGGCGGAGATCGAGGCGCTGGCCGGACGGGTCGCGGAGGCCGGTGTCCGCTTCCTCCACCCCCTGCAGGAGCAGCCGTGGGCACAGCGCGCGGTCCGGTTCTTCGACCCCGACGGCCACCTGGTCGAGGTGGCCGAGCCGATGCCCGCGGTGGTCGCACGCCTCGCGGCGGAGGGACTCTCCGATGCCGGGATCAGCGAGCGGACGACTCTTCCGCCAGAGGTCGTGGCGGCGATGCGGGGAAGCGAGTGCTGTGACTGA
- a CDS encoding DUF6141 family protein: protein MTEGAPLFRETQRFTQPWLWAVLILIAGVAWWGAVQQLYFSVPFGNRPAPDWAMAVITLVFGTLFPLFFAVIHLTVEVRDGGIAYRFFPFHLSFRVIPATDVERLEACTYRPLTEFGGWGIRWGAGGWRAYTTGGDRGVRVYLRNGRKILFGSRDPEGFVAAVRAVQGRRT from the coding sequence GTGACTGAGGGGGCGCCCCTGTTCAGGGAGACGCAGCGCTTCACCCAGCCCTGGCTCTGGGCAGTCCTGATCCTCATTGCAGGGGTCGCCTGGTGGGGAGCGGTGCAGCAGTTATATTTCAGCGTCCCCTTCGGGAACAGGCCGGCGCCTGACTGGGCGATGGCCGTCATAACCCTCGTCTTCGGGACGCTCTTCCCCCTCTTCTTCGCCGTCATCCACCTCACCGTGGAGGTGCGGGACGGGGGGATCGCTTACCGCTTCTTCCCTTTCCATCTCAGCTTCAGGGTGATCCCCGCGACTGATGTCGAGCGCCTGGAGGCCTGCACGTACCGCCCCCTGACTGAGTTCGGCGGATGGGGTATCAGGTGGGGCGCCGGGGGATGGCGGGCCTATACGACCGGGGGCGATCGCGGGGTGCGGGTGTACCTCAGGAACGGGAGGAAGATTCTCTTCGGCAGCCGCGACCCCGAGGGGTTTGTCGCGGCGGTGCGGGCGGTGCAGGGGAGACGGACATAA
- a CDS encoding protease inhibitor I42 family protein, with protein sequence MKIWIAIGLLILAVSIAGCTGAPDTVRVWEEENGTTVSVNQGGRVIVTLPYDTLDRYEWRTELSTGLVVTDEQTAPGTQEWTVEPLGPGTYTFRALWVRTGAPDAAAEKTFTVTIRTV encoded by the coding sequence ATGAAGATCTGGATCGCCATCGGCCTCCTTATCCTTGCTGTCTCTATCGCGGGCTGCACCGGCGCCCCGGACACGGTCCGGGTCTGGGAGGAGGAGAATGGGACGACGGTCAGTGTCAACCAGGGGGGCCGTGTGATCGTCACCCTCCCGTACGACACACTTGACAGGTACGAATGGAGGACAGAACTCAGCACCGGTCTTGTCGTCACCGACGAGCAGACGGCGCCGGGGACACAGGAATGGACTGTGGAACCGCTCGGGCCGGGGACGTACACCTTCAGGGCCCTGTGGGTGAGGACAGGTGCGCCCGACGCCGCGGCAGAAAAGACCTTCACCGTGACGATACGGACGGTCTGA
- a CDS encoding PLP-dependent aminotransferase family protein has translation MEYRFADRMYHAPESFIEELFRVSGVPGVISFAGGLPDPSLIDVEGIRNAASEVMEEEGACALQYSTTDGYLPLREFIAARYRKRLGIPAEASEIQIVNGSQQCLDLMAKIFLNPGDAVGVEGPGYLGAIEAFSLYEPAIHAVPLEEDGPDLDAFEALVREHAPKYFYGIPNSQNPSGLTYSQEKRKAIADILEGTGTVFYEDDAFGELFFDNRPRLPVKRYLPDGAVLSGSFSKTVSPGMRIGWILAPAPILKQFNVAKQAADLHSNVLCQMILHRYLTETDLDAHVGRISAVYGRRCRLMCDLLDDGFPAGVTHTTPQGGMFLLVSLPDGVSAMDVFHEGVRKGVAVLPGVPFYANGGGEHTIRLNFSCADEEKITEGMARLKGVIASCM, from the coding sequence ATGGAATACCGTTTTGCAGACCGGATGTATCATGCACCGGAATCGTTTATCGAAGAACTCTTCCGGGTCTCAGGCGTTCCCGGCGTCATCTCCTTTGCCGGCGGCCTGCCCGACCCCTCCCTCATCGACGTGGAGGGGATCAGGAACGCGGCCTCTGAGGTGATGGAGGAGGAGGGAGCGTGCGCCCTCCAGTACTCGACGACTGACGGTTACCTCCCGCTGCGCGAGTTCATCGCCGCGAGGTACAGGAAGCGCCTCGGCATCCCGGCCGAGGCGTCGGAGATCCAGATCGTGAACGGTTCGCAGCAGTGCCTCGACCTGATGGCGAAGATCTTCCTCAACCCGGGCGACGCCGTCGGCGTGGAGGGGCCGGGGTACCTCGGCGCCATCGAGGCCTTCTCCCTCTACGAACCCGCGATCCATGCCGTCCCCCTCGAAGAGGACGGCCCTGACCTCGACGCCTTCGAGGCGCTCGTCAGGGAGCACGCCCCCAAGTACTTCTACGGCATCCCGAACTCCCAGAACCCGTCCGGCCTTACCTACTCGCAGGAGAAGAGGAAGGCGATCGCCGATATCCTCGAAGGGACGGGCACGGTCTTCTACGAGGACGACGCCTTCGGCGAACTCTTCTTCGACAACCGCCCGCGCCTCCCGGTAAAGAGGTACCTCCCTGACGGTGCGGTGCTCTCCGGTTCGTTCTCGAAGACCGTCTCGCCGGGCATGCGGATAGGGTGGATCCTCGCCCCGGCACCAATTCTCAAACAGTTCAATGTGGCGAAGCAGGCAGCCGACCTTCACTCCAACGTCCTCTGCCAGATGATCCTCCACCGGTACCTGACAGAGACCGACCTCGACGCCCATGTTGGTCGGATCTCCGCGGTGTACGGCAGGCGCTGCCGTCTCATGTGCGACCTCCTCGACGACGGGTTCCCGGCCGGGGTCACCCACACCACGCCGCAGGGCGGGATGTTCCTGCTCGTTTCCCTCCCTGACGGCGTCTCCGCGATGGATGTCTTCCATGAAGGAGTGAGGAAAGGCGTCGCCGTCCTGCCGGGCGTCCCCTTCTACGCAAACGGCGGCGGGGAGCACACCATCCGCCTGAACTTCTCCTGCGCCGACGAGGAGAAGATCACCGAGGGTATGGCGAGGCTGAAGGGCGTCATCGCCTCGTGCATGTGA
- a CDS encoding DUF475 domain-containing protein, whose product MLDLFAILLTIAGLCLFETISSIDNAIINAEVLGTMGERARRWFLVWGLLFAVFVVRGVLPWLIVWATTPSLGPVGALTATFSNDPAVIAAIEESAPVLLIGGGTFLLFLFLHWLFLEPKEFGIRGERYFAEKGVWFYATVSVTLAAIVWFALETRPLMAFGAVMGSTAFFIVQGFRMNADMKEKQLKEQHISDFSKICYLEVIDATFSIDGVLGAFAFTLSVPLIIIGNGLGAFVVRELTIRNIDQIKRYVFLKNGAMYSILCLGAVMVLHAFGVPVPSFVSPVITFGVVGYFLYKSVKFARYMDLRHGN is encoded by the coding sequence ATGCTCGACCTCTTCGCCATTCTCCTCACGATCGCCGGTCTCTGTCTCTTCGAGACGATTTCGTCGATCGACAATGCCATCATCAACGCCGAGGTGCTCGGCACGATGGGGGAGAGGGCGCGGCGGTGGTTCCTCGTCTGGGGCCTCCTCTTTGCGGTCTTCGTCGTGCGTGGCGTCCTGCCCTGGCTCATCGTCTGGGCGACGACACCCTCCCTTGGCCCGGTCGGTGCCCTGACCGCCACCTTCTCCAATGACCCGGCGGTCATCGCCGCGATCGAGGAGTCGGCGCCCGTCCTTCTCATAGGAGGCGGCACCTTCCTCCTCTTTCTCTTCCTCCACTGGCTCTTTCTGGAGCCCAAGGAGTTCGGCATCAGGGGCGAACGCTACTTCGCGGAGAAAGGGGTCTGGTTCTACGCGACCGTCTCGGTGACACTCGCCGCCATCGTCTGGTTCGCCCTCGAAACACGGCCCCTCATGGCCTTCGGCGCCGTCATGGGCTCGACGGCCTTCTTCATCGTTCAGGGCTTCAGGATGAACGCCGACATGAAGGAGAAGCAGCTCAAGGAGCAGCATATCTCCGACTTCAGCAAGATCTGCTACCTCGAAGTGATCGACGCCACCTTCTCCATCGACGGCGTCCTCGGCGCCTTCGCGTTCACTCTCTCTGTCCCTCTCATCATCATCGGGAACGGCCTCGGCGCCTTTGTGGTGCGGGAACTCACCATCAGGAACATCGACCAGATCAAGCGCTATGTCTTCCTCAAGAACGGCGCGATGTACTCCATCCTCTGTCTGGGTGCGGTCATGGTCCTGCACGCCTTCGGTGTCCCCGTCCCGTCCTTTGTCTCGCCGGTGATCACCTTCGGCGTCGTCGGCTACTTCCTCTACAAGTCGGTCAAGTTCGCCCGGTACATGGACCTGCGGCACGGGAATTAA
- a CDS encoding glucose 1-dehydrogenase, producing the protein MGARYEEFRNRVALVTGGSSGIGRATAAAFAAEGARVVIGSRHQETGEQAAAMVRDAGGEALWIRADVSRDEDVESLVAAVTDNFGRIDYAFNAAGVSGAIQFIPMQSGGDFDSTVGTNLKGVFLSLKYEIPAMVQHGGGAIVNISAVSGILGSPGASIYAATKSANLALTRAAALEFAGSGIRVNAVCPGVIQTEGLDRTWQTIPGVSIEGVKKQAMQEIPAGRLGRPGEVAAAVLWLCSDAASYVTGQAIVVDGGLSIR; encoded by the coding sequence ATGGGCGCAAGATACGAAGAGTTCAGGAACCGGGTCGCCCTCGTCACCGGGGGGAGTTCGGGGATCGGGAGAGCCACGGCGGCTGCCTTCGCTGCGGAGGGGGCCAGGGTCGTGATCGGGAGCCGCCACCAGGAGACGGGGGAGCAGGCAGCGGCGATGGTCCGGGACGCCGGCGGCGAGGCGCTCTGGATCAGGGCCGACGTCTCCAGAGACGAGGATGTCGAGAGTCTCGTCGCCGCAGTGACGGACAATTTCGGCAGGATCGACTACGCCTTCAATGCCGCCGGGGTTTCCGGGGCCATACAGTTCATCCCCATGCAGAGCGGCGGCGACTTCGACAGCACTGTCGGGACAAACCTGAAAGGGGTCTTCCTCTCCCTGAAGTACGAGATCCCGGCGATGGTCCAGCACGGCGGCGGGGCGATCGTGAACATCTCGGCCGTCTCCGGCATTCTCGGGTCGCCCGGGGCCTCGATCTATGCGGCGACAAAGAGCGCAAACCTCGCCCTCACGCGCGCGGCCGCACTCGAATTTGCGGGGTCCGGGATACGGGTCAATGCCGTCTGTCCGGGCGTCATCCAGACAGAGGGGCTGGACCGGACATGGCAGACGATACCGGGTGTCTCCATCGAGGGTGTGAAGAAGCAGGCCATGCAGGAGATCCCGGCCGGTCGCCTGGGACGTCCCGGCGAAGTGGCCGCCGCCGTCCTCTGGCTCTGCTCGGACGCCGCCTCATACGTCACCGGGCAGGCGATCGTCGTCGACGGCGGTCTCTCGATCCGGTGA
- a CDS encoding ABC transporter ATP-binding protein, whose amino-acid sequence MIVVRDLTRTYMLGAVPVRALRGVSFTIEKGEFVGIMGASGSGKSTLLHAMGLLDVPTAGAIAIDGTDVLALSGREKTRFRLNRLGYVFQDYALIPELTVEENVFLPCLVRGVPRGECLDMSREVLRDVGLEGRMDHRPAELSGGEQQRVAIARALVNRPSILFADEPCANLDSATSTTILDLFARLNEEFGQTIVMVTHEDWHIRYVCRVIYLRDGLIEREEPCRTKKEGRASPDRETAVDDDRLPGDV is encoded by the coding sequence ATGATCGTCGTCCGCGACCTCACAAGGACGTACATGCTCGGGGCGGTGCCTGTCCGCGCCCTGCGGGGCGTCTCCTTCACCATCGAGAAGGGCGAGTTCGTCGGGATCATGGGGGCGAGCGGGTCGGGCAAGTCCACCCTCCTCCACGCGATGGGCCTCCTCGACGTCCCGACCGCGGGCGCGATCGCGATCGACGGCACCGACGTCCTCGCCCTCTCCGGCCGGGAGAAGACGCGTTTTCGGCTGAACAGACTGGGCTACGTCTTCCAGGACTATGCCCTCATCCCTGAACTGACGGTGGAGGAGAACGTGTTCCTCCCCTGCCTGGTACGGGGCGTGCCCCGTGGAGAGTGCCTCGACATGAGCAGGGAGGTCCTCAGGGATGTCGGACTGGAGGGGCGGATGGACCACCGTCCGGCCGAACTCTCCGGCGGCGAGCAGCAGAGGGTGGCGATCGCGCGGGCGCTGGTGAACAGGCCGTCCATCCTCTTTGCCGACGAACCCTGCGCGAACCTCGACTCGGCGACCTCGACGACGATCCTGGACCTCTTCGCCCGCCTGAATGAGGAGTTCGGGCAGACGATCGTGATGGTGACCCACGAGGACTGGCATATCAGGTACGTCTGCCGGGTGATCTACCTCAGAGACGGTCTGATCGAGAGGGAGGAGCCGTGCAGGACGAAAAAAGAGGGGAGAGCGTCACCGGATCGAGAGACCGCCGTCGACGACGATCGCCTGCCCGGTGACGTATGA
- a CDS encoding FtsX-like permease family protein — MSDIGVSLFLASRSIRRGNRGTFVLTVMIIALVFVNLVFLPSIISGVVEIFNRQSIDYTYGNLVVEPKDNNLYIDDVAVLKRKIDRVPGVAASSPHIQTGATFTYKGKAIAGAVVAFTPRYEEEVTTLHTAVTSGDFLSGGDRDQVVLGVLLAGEEDESKDKIESLGGVKVGDSVLVTFANGETREMRVKGIIETMAVQADRQAYVTTAEMEDVLGISDQANQVLVRTAEEGNEEEMKVALMSFGVQEKIKTYQEKAQGFVNDAIQSFDIINAISTLVSLVIAVVVVFIVIFISTVGKRKQIGILKAIGIDERIIINSYVIQVAVIASLGTVVGLAFTAVLTLYLTANPLIFPGGAVRPVLEAGQVLRSIAGLFAVSLVSGYIPAWKTAQEPILDAVRG; from the coding sequence GTGTCAGACATCGGCGTCTCTCTCTTCCTTGCGTCCCGGTCGATCAGGCGGGGGAACAGGGGGACCTTCGTCCTCACCGTCATGATCATCGCCCTCGTCTTCGTGAACCTCGTCTTTCTCCCCTCCATCATCTCCGGGGTCGTCGAGATCTTCAACAGGCAGTCGATCGACTACACCTACGGCAACCTGGTCGTCGAACCGAAGGATAACAACCTCTATATCGACGATGTCGCGGTCCTGAAGAGGAAGATCGACCGTGTCCCCGGCGTCGCGGCGTCGTCCCCCCATATCCAGACGGGCGCCACCTTCACCTACAAAGGGAAGGCGATCGCAGGGGCCGTCGTCGCCTTCACGCCCCGGTACGAGGAGGAGGTGACTACCCTCCATACCGCTGTCACATCGGGCGACTTCCTCTCCGGCGGGGACAGGGACCAGGTCGTCCTCGGCGTCCTCCTTGCCGGCGAGGAGGACGAGTCGAAGGACAAGATCGAGTCCCTCGGCGGGGTGAAGGTCGGCGACTCCGTGCTCGTCACCTTCGCGAACGGGGAGACGCGGGAGATGCGGGTGAAGGGGATCATCGAGACGATGGCGGTCCAGGCAGACAGGCAGGCCTATGTCACCACCGCTGAGATGGAAGACGTCCTCGGCATCTCGGACCAGGCCAACCAGGTCCTGGTCCGCACCGCGGAGGAAGGGAACGAGGAGGAGATGAAGGTCGCCCTCATGAGTTTCGGCGTCCAGGAGAAGATCAAGACCTACCAGGAGAAGGCGCAGGGCTTTGTGAACGACGCCATCCAGAGCTTCGACATCATCAACGCGATCTCGACCCTGGTCTCTCTCGTCATCGCCGTCGTCGTCGTCTTCATCGTCATCTTCATCAGCACGGTGGGCAAGCGCAAGCAGATCGGGATCCTCAAGGCGATCGGGATCGACGAGAGGATCATCATCAACTCCTATGTGATCCAGGTGGCGGTCATCGCTTCTCTCGGGACGGTCGTCGGCCTCGCCTTCACCGCCGTCCTCACCCTGTACCTCACTGCGAACCCCCTCATCTTTCCCGGCGGCGCCGTCAGGCCGGTGCTCGAAGCCGGGCAGGTCCTCAGGAGCATCGCGGGCCTCTTTGCCGTCTCTCTCGTCTCCGGTTATATCCCGGCATGGAAGACGGCGCAGGAACCGATCCTGGACGCGGTGAGGGGGTAG
- a CDS encoding S-layer protein, with product MRTCAVIVSILILLLAAHAAAQEPTVVVTGYTVTPEVLMPGGQGTITVNLTNTARQATRTETDTYAGTGTGTRTETRSTAINAFIESVYLKGEGLKVISGDYGDVGEVGPGQSVTLTFLVRAPEEEGLYFPEVWVRVQGARSVKYPVPVNVNSRYALIAQPAISVMRTAPDRVVPGETFSLSLLLQNTGLSRANDLSVQVSPPNATSIVSLSPEHYYVEQLEPGDAVRFNLSFATDRRTPTGLQVIPVSLTYVTPEAAKVARTESVGVQVTGQAEMGIASLSTDPVRPSAGSPFTLIIRIENTGTDDATSVRATVDLPFEGTKEAFVGTIEPDNDAPAVFNLRAGEAGDRPYTLVVAWRDDRGAHRMTEDLGIAVEAPDRTPLVVGAFVLIAAAVAAVWWLRRRKEE from the coding sequence TTGAGAACATGCGCCGTCATCGTGTCGATCCTGATCCTGCTGCTGGCAGCTCATGCCGCCGCCCAGGAACCGACCGTGGTCGTCACCGGCTACACCGTCACCCCGGAGGTGCTCATGCCCGGCGGGCAGGGCACGATCACGGTGAACCTCACCAACACCGCCAGGCAGGCGACGAGGACGGAGACCGACACCTACGCCGGAACCGGCACCGGGACCAGGACAGAGACGAGGAGCACCGCCATCAACGCCTTTATCGAGAGTGTCTACCTCAAGGGTGAAGGCCTGAAGGTGATCTCCGGGGACTATGGCGACGTCGGCGAGGTCGGGCCTGGCCAGTCCGTCACCCTCACCTTCCTCGTCCGGGCGCCCGAGGAGGAGGGGCTCTACTTTCCCGAGGTCTGGGTCAGGGTACAGGGGGCGAGGAGCGTCAAATATCCGGTCCCGGTGAACGTGAACTCCCGGTACGCCCTCATCGCCCAACCGGCCATATCTGTCATGCGGACCGCGCCCGATAGGGTGGTGCCAGGCGAGACTTTCTCCCTCTCTCTCCTCCTGCAAAACACCGGGCTCTCCCGGGCAAACGACCTCTCCGTACAGGTCTCGCCGCCCAATGCCACATCCATCGTCTCCCTCTCCCCTGAACACTACTATGTCGAGCAACTCGAACCCGGGGACGCGGTGCGCTTCAACCTCTCCTTTGCGACAGACCGGCGGACGCCGACAGGCCTGCAGGTGATCCCGGTCTCCCTCACCTACGTCACGCCCGAAGCCGCGAAGGTCGCCAGGACCGAGTCTGTGGGAGTGCAGGTGACAGGGCAGGCCGAGATGGGGATCGCCTCCCTCTCCACCGACCCGGTGCGCCCCTCTGCCGGCAGCCCCTTCACCCTGATCATCAGGATCGAGAACACGGGCACCGACGACGCCACCTCGGTGCGGGCGACGGTCGACCTCCCCTTCGAGGGGACGAAAGAGGCCTTCGTCGGGACGATCGAACCCGACAACGACGCCCCTGCCGTCTTCAACCTCCGTGCCGGCGAGGCGGGAGACCGGCCCTACACCCTCGTCGTCGCGTGGCGCGACGACCGGGGGGCGCACAGGATGACCGAAGACCTCGGCATCGCCGTCGAGGCGCCTGACAGGACGCCCCTCGTCGTCGGGGCTTTCGTGCTTATTGCGGCGGCCGTCGCGGCCGTCTGGTGGCTGCGGAGGAGGAAGGAGGAATAA
- a CDS encoding phosphatase PAP2 family protein has product MDPATAEIGWVVLAQAYLGGLEPLMHAASALGTPFFFFVIAAVWWCANPRAGLRLGLLLAVSGGINAAAKLFFHTPRPYWMSTEVQAHAVEPTFSMPSGHAQNAVCFWGYAAFLARERWFLAVAIGIVALTGISRVVLGVHFPRDVLAGWLIGAAVLLVFLALEEPAAAWIGKFSPAKQAGLAFSGSLILLALSVIPFLLFRAPIPEAWNLTAVDPWDLSNALYAAGAVFGIGAGAAWEGGRFTAGGGLRQRAARLAAGIAGAALIWAVTAPLIAAGPGPAVSTAVYLRAAALGLWISGAAPRLFDRLGIAG; this is encoded by the coding sequence ATGGACCCGGCAACGGCAGAGATCGGATGGGTCGTCCTGGCGCAGGCATATCTTGGCGGCCTCGAACCCCTGATGCATGCCGCCTCGGCGCTCGGGACGCCCTTTTTCTTCTTCGTGATCGCGGCGGTCTGGTGGTGTGCGAACCCGCGGGCAGGCCTGAGGCTCGGCCTTCTCCTCGCCGTCTCCGGGGGGATCAATGCCGCCGCAAAACTCTTTTTCCATACGCCGCGGCCGTACTGGATGAGCACGGAGGTGCAGGCCCATGCCGTCGAACCCACCTTCTCCATGCCCTCGGGTCATGCCCAGAATGCGGTCTGTTTCTGGGGATATGCGGCCTTCCTCGCGCGGGAGAGGTGGTTTCTTGCTGTCGCCATCGGCATCGTCGCCCTCACCGGCATCTCCCGCGTCGTCCTCGGCGTCCACTTCCCCCGCGACGTCCTTGCCGGCTGGTTGATCGGGGCCGCGGTCCTCCTCGTCTTTCTCGCGCTGGAGGAACCCGCCGCCGCATGGATCGGGAAATTTTCCCCGGCGAAGCAGGCAGGGCTTGCATTCTCCGGGTCGCTCATCCTCCTGGCTCTCTCGGTGATCCCCTTTCTCCTCTTCAGGGCGCCGATCCCCGAGGCCTGGAACCTGACGGCCGTCGATCCCTGGGACCTCTCGAATGCCCTGTACGCGGCCGGCGCTGTCTTCGGCATCGGTGCCGGGGCGGCATGGGAAGGGGGGCGGTTCACGGCCGGAGGCGGTCTCCGGCAGAGGGCCGCACGACTGGCCGCCGGGATCGCGGGGGCCGCCCTCATCTGGGCCGTAACGGCCCCTCTCATCGCGGCCGGACCGGGACCGGCAGTTTCGACCGCGGTCTACCTCCGGGCCGCGGCCCTCGGCCTCTGGATCTCGGGCGCCGCTCCTCGCCTCTTTGACCGCCTCGGCATCGCAGGGTAG